In Rubrivirga marina, the following are encoded in one genomic region:
- the hslU gene encoding ATP-dependent protease ATPase subunit HslU: MDATTTLPATTASAEPVDDLAGLTPRQIVAELDKYVVGQSDAKRSVAIALRNRWRRLHADEALRDEITPANIVLIGPTGVGKTEIARRLAKLTGAPFVKVEATKFTEVGYVGRDVESMIRDLVDLAVTQARDAQVERVQEPARERAVDRLLDILVPPSKPKAGTQNPFGFPLGGQQQPATPQTEASDDDEQHRQRTRAKFRDWLDEGKLDEREVEVDVTLDKTTNLQMFGPMGLEEMGINLQEMLGGMGKKRQKRRVKVPEALDLLAQEEAQKLIDQESAKAEALRRVEQAGIVFIDEIDKVAGRQGAGSGGGSGPDVSREGVQRDLLPIVEGSTVMTKHGSVKTDHILFIASGAFHVSKPSDLIPELQGRFPIRVELGSLSEDDFVQILTAPENALLKQYAAMFASEGVELTFTDDAVRAIAQTAARVNEEVENIGARRLHTILTTLLEDLLFDVPDGPHGDAIEITAADVDDKLAGVVKNRDLSQYIL, from the coding sequence ATGGACGCCACCACGACCCTCCCCGCGACGACCGCCAGCGCTGAGCCCGTCGACGACCTCGCCGGGCTCACGCCGCGCCAGATCGTCGCCGAGCTCGACAAGTACGTCGTCGGCCAGAGCGACGCCAAGCGGTCCGTCGCCATCGCCCTCCGCAACCGCTGGCGCCGGCTCCACGCCGACGAGGCCCTCCGCGACGAGATCACGCCGGCCAACATCGTGCTCATCGGGCCGACCGGCGTCGGCAAGACCGAGATCGCGCGGCGGCTGGCGAAGCTCACCGGCGCCCCGTTCGTCAAGGTCGAGGCCACCAAGTTCACCGAGGTCGGCTACGTCGGCCGCGACGTCGAGTCGATGATCCGCGACCTCGTGGACCTCGCCGTGACGCAGGCCCGCGACGCCCAGGTCGAGCGGGTCCAGGAGCCCGCCCGCGAGCGCGCCGTCGACCGGCTCCTCGACATCCTCGTCCCGCCCTCGAAGCCGAAGGCCGGCACCCAGAACCCGTTCGGCTTCCCCCTCGGAGGGCAGCAGCAGCCCGCGACGCCTCAGACCGAGGCGTCCGACGATGACGAGCAGCACCGCCAGCGGACGCGCGCCAAGTTCCGCGACTGGCTCGACGAGGGGAAGCTCGACGAGCGCGAGGTCGAGGTCGACGTGACGCTCGACAAAACGACGAACCTCCAGATGTTCGGGCCGATGGGGCTCGAAGAGATGGGGATCAACCTCCAGGAGATGCTCGGCGGGATGGGCAAGAAGCGCCAGAAGCGGCGCGTGAAGGTGCCCGAGGCGCTCGATCTCCTGGCTCAGGAGGAAGCGCAGAAGCTGATCGACCAGGAGTCGGCCAAGGCCGAGGCGCTCCGGCGCGTCGAGCAGGCCGGGATCGTGTTCATCGACGAGATCGACAAGGTCGCCGGGCGGCAGGGCGCCGGCTCCGGCGGCGGCTCCGGCCCGGACGTCTCGCGCGAGGGCGTCCAGCGCGACCTCCTCCCCATCGTCGAGGGCTCGACGGTGATGACGAAGCACGGCTCGGTCAAGACCGACCACATCCTGTTCATCGCCTCCGGGGCGTTCCACGTCTCGAAGCCGAGCGACCTCATCCCGGAGCTCCAGGGCCGCTTCCCGATCCGCGTCGAGCTCGGGTCGCTGTCGGAGGACGACTTCGTCCAGATCCTGACGGCGCCCGAGAACGCGCTCCTCAAGCAGTACGCGGCGATGTTCGCGTCGGAGGGCGTCGAGCTCACGTTCACCGACGACGCGGTCCGCGCGATCGCCCAGACGGCGGCGCGCGTGAACGAGGAGGTCGAGAACATCGGCGCGCGTCGACTCCACACGATCCTGACGACGCTCCTCGAAGACCTCCTCTTCGACGTCCCCGACGGCCCACACGGCGACGCCATCGAGATCACGGCCGCCGACGTGGACGACAAGCTGGCCGGCGTGGTCAAGAACCGCGACCTCAGCCAGTACATCCTCTAG
- a CDS encoding Glu/Leu/Phe/Val family dehydrogenase: MSAVPKVSAYEIASGNFERAADLLDLSPEWRKLIRTPFREMKVEVPLYREDGSFTTFIGYRIQHNGARGPFKGGIRFSSLVDEQEVRALAETMTYKTALVDVPFGGGKGGVNVNPPDLTTRELEHVTRRYISRIHLILGPNRDVPAPDMGTNAQTMAWIVDQYGRQHGYNPAVVTGKPLELGGSPGREQATGRGVMLVTLAAARDHLGKVPGDLRVAVQGFGNVGMNAALLLAERGATVVAVSDHTGGYYKADGLDLDGLVAYVNREGGDRTLRGYDGADAVSGDEFMGVECDVLIPAAIESAIHIDNVHTVQANLVVEGANLPVTPRADEALRERGVIVVPDILANAGGVIVSYFEWSQNFQQYRWSLENVNDRLENILLKAYHDVAEKQKELGSTMREAAFALAIGRVVTAEKLRGSL; this comes from the coding sequence ATGTCCGCAGTCCCCAAGGTCTCCGCCTACGAGATCGCCTCCGGCAACTTCGAGCGCGCCGCTGACCTCCTCGACCTCAGCCCCGAGTGGCGCAAGCTCATCCGGACGCCGTTCCGCGAGATGAAGGTCGAGGTCCCGCTCTACCGCGAGGACGGCTCGTTCACGACATTCATCGGCTACCGCATCCAGCACAACGGGGCGCGCGGGCCGTTCAAGGGCGGCATCCGGTTCTCGTCGCTCGTCGACGAGCAGGAGGTCCGGGCCCTGGCCGAGACGATGACCTACAAGACGGCGCTCGTCGACGTCCCGTTCGGGGGCGGCAAGGGCGGCGTGAACGTGAACCCGCCGGACCTCACGACGCGCGAGCTCGAGCACGTCACGCGGCGCTACATCTCGCGGATCCATCTCATCCTCGGCCCCAACCGCGACGTCCCGGCGCCCGACATGGGCACGAACGCCCAGACGATGGCCTGGATCGTCGACCAGTACGGACGGCAGCACGGGTACAACCCGGCCGTCGTGACTGGCAAGCCGCTCGAGCTCGGCGGGAGCCCCGGCCGCGAGCAGGCGACGGGCCGCGGCGTCATGCTCGTGACGTTGGCCGCCGCGCGGGACCACCTCGGCAAGGTCCCCGGTGACCTCCGCGTGGCCGTCCAGGGCTTCGGCAACGTGGGCATGAACGCGGCGCTCCTGTTGGCCGAGCGCGGTGCGACGGTCGTCGCGGTGAGCGACCACACCGGCGGCTACTACAAGGCCGACGGCCTCGACCTCGACGGCCTCGTGGCGTACGTCAACCGCGAGGGTGGCGACCGGACCCTCCGCGGCTACGACGGCGCCGATGCCGTCTCCGGCGACGAGTTCATGGGCGTCGAGTGCGACGTGCTCATCCCGGCCGCCATCGAGAGCGCGATCCACATCGACAACGTCCACACCGTCCAGGCCAACCTCGTGGTGGAGGGCGCCAACCTCCCCGTGACGCCTCGCGCCGACGAGGCGCTTCGGGAGCGCGGCGTGATCGTCGTCCCCGACATCCTCGCGAACGCGGGCGGCGTGATCGTGAGCTACTTCGAGTGGAGCCAGAACTTCCAGCAGTACCGCTGGAGCCTCGAGAACGTGAACGACCGGCTGGAGAACATCCTCCTCAAGGCCTACCACGACGTCGCGGAGAAGCAGAAGGAGCTCGGCTCGACGATGCGCGAGGCCGCCTTCGCGCTCGCCATCGGCCGCGTCGTCACCGCCGAGAAGCTCCGCGGTTCGCTCTAG
- a CDS encoding lipopolysaccharide biosynthesis protein, with product MSRRRAALDRLQALGGGRSARQVLTLVTGATAAQALVFAARPVLTRLYTPEAFGLLGVILAPAYLLATLATLRYDDAIVVPRDDRDGAGVLMLALIGSAATGVLLALLLPLRDAAGAALGVPEVAPFLVVLPVVVTALGVAAATQSWLTRVERFRAISLAILAQAVVSVGAQILFRDRAAWGLVAGAAAGAVVLAAVGLAAAVRGGAFSEAAGADLRALARRFRRFPAFGLPASGMTQLAARLPPLVLIGAFGPALVGQFTVAIASVAVPIGLVTDAVGQVFYVRAAEATREGRLGPLVETSFGRLVAFAAFPVGAVAVLGPELFAVVFGEPWREAGVIARTLTPWLLLAAVAPPLTRVFDVTERQREELSTGVWTAALVGGALVAGAWVGEITLALQLLAAGGVAARLVQLAVIARVSDAPFARILVDLIWSACAAALALLPAGLGLVWGGLWAGLAGAVVGAPLYGLLVFRLAARAVGPTRND from the coding sequence GTGAGCCGGAGGCGCGCGGCTCTCGACCGGCTCCAGGCGCTCGGCGGGGGGCGGTCCGCCCGGCAGGTGCTCACGCTCGTGACGGGGGCGACGGCGGCGCAGGCGCTCGTGTTCGCCGCGCGGCCCGTCCTCACGCGGCTCTACACGCCCGAGGCCTTCGGCCTCCTCGGCGTGATCCTCGCGCCGGCCTACCTCCTCGCGACGCTCGCGACGCTCCGGTACGACGACGCGATCGTGGTGCCGCGCGACGACCGCGACGGCGCCGGCGTCCTGATGCTCGCCCTCATCGGGTCGGCCGCCACCGGCGTGCTGCTGGCGCTCCTGCTGCCGCTTCGGGACGCCGCCGGGGCCGCGCTCGGGGTCCCCGAGGTCGCGCCCTTCCTCGTGGTGCTGCCGGTCGTGGTGACGGCCCTCGGCGTGGCCGCCGCGACGCAGTCGTGGCTGACGCGGGTCGAGCGGTTCCGGGCGATCTCCCTGGCGATTCTTGCGCAGGCCGTGGTCTCGGTCGGCGCCCAGATCCTGTTCCGGGACCGCGCCGCATGGGGGCTCGTGGCCGGTGCGGCAGCCGGCGCGGTGGTGCTGGCGGCCGTCGGCCTCGCGGCGGCCGTCCGCGGCGGCGCGTTCAGCGAGGCGGCCGGGGCCGACCTGCGCGCGCTCGCCCGGCGCTTCCGACGGTTCCCCGCGTTCGGCCTTCCGGCCTCGGGGATGACGCAGCTCGCGGCCCGCCTCCCGCCGCTCGTCCTCATCGGCGCGTTCGGGCCGGCGCTCGTGGGGCAGTTCACCGTCGCCATCGCGTCCGTCGCCGTGCCGATCGGGCTGGTCACCGACGCCGTCGGGCAGGTGTTCTACGTCCGCGCGGCCGAGGCGACGCGGGAGGGCCGCCTCGGGCCGCTCGTCGAGACGTCCTTTGGCCGGCTCGTCGCGTTCGCGGCGTTCCCGGTGGGGGCGGTCGCGGTGCTGGGGCCCGAGCTGTTCGCCGTCGTCTTCGGCGAGCCCTGGCGGGAGGCCGGCGTCATCGCTCGGACGCTGACGCCCTGGCTCCTCCTGGCCGCCGTGGCCCCTCCCCTCACACGGGTCTTCGACGTCACCGAGCGGCAGCGGGAGGAGCTGAGCACGGGCGTCTGGACGGCCGCGCTGGTCGGCGGCGCCCTCGTGGCCGGCGCGTGGGTCGGCGAGATCACGCTCGCGCTCCAGCTCCTGGCGGCGGGTGGCGTCGCCGCACGGCTGGTCCAGCTCGCGGTCATCGCGCGGGTCTCCGACGCCCCGTTCGCCCGGATCCTGGTGGACCTGATCTGGAGCGCGTGCGCGGCGGCCCTCGCCCTCCTCCCCGCCGGGCTCGGGCTGGTGTGGGGCGGCCTCTGGGCCGGACTCGCGGGCGCCGTCGTCGGCGCACCGCTCTACGGCCTCCTCGTCTTCCGCCTCGCGGCTCGCGCCGTCGGGCCCACCCGAAACGACTGA
- a CDS encoding DEAD/DEAH box helicase has product MTFSDLSLRPELAQTVADLGYTEPTAIQAGLIPVLLDGRDAIGQARTGTGKTAAFALPLLQKLATHEDRGTIRALVLTPTRELAVQVSSAIYTYGEALDIRSLPIYGGQPYHKQIRRINRGVDVVVATPGRLVDLLSRQAIDLGAVETVVLDEADEMLSMGFAEDLETILQATPEVRQTALLSATLPSRIRKISQTYLTDPETIAVAEGDRTAEDIEQKAFLVQGRDKLAAMVRLIETDDVTSALAFVRTREATARLAADLSALGYAAEPISGELSQAQRTAVLARFKKQQVRILVGTDVAARGLDIDHVSHVFNIDLPVDAESYVHRVGRTGRAGREGTAYSLVDPRERGLLHRVERAAQREIPFAELPSVEDVETARAERLVAAVAANIEHPPVEDRKIILDLVSAGEDPMRIAAAALAVARKARNEMPIEPISEVRETRSRSNSHHSDRGRSHGRSSNGSDRSSRESGFVRLALDAGHDAGVRPGQVVSALARTADIPGKALGKILIDDRHTLVDVPEPLVDAVLAQSGDYRFGKRLARIQVAQ; this is encoded by the coding sequence ATGACGTTTTCTGATCTCTCCCTGCGCCCCGAGCTGGCGCAGACCGTGGCCGACCTCGGCTACACCGAGCCGACCGCCATCCAGGCCGGCCTCATCCCGGTCCTCCTCGACGGCCGCGACGCCATTGGCCAGGCCCGGACGGGCACCGGCAAGACGGCCGCGTTCGCGCTCCCGCTCCTCCAGAAGCTGGCCACGCACGAGGACCGCGGCACGATCCGCGCGCTCGTCCTCACGCCCACCCGCGAGCTGGCCGTCCAGGTGTCGAGCGCGATCTACACCTACGGCGAGGCCCTCGACATCCGCTCGCTCCCGATCTACGGCGGGCAGCCCTACCACAAGCAGATCCGCCGGATCAACCGCGGCGTCGACGTCGTGGTCGCCACGCCGGGCCGGCTCGTGGATCTCCTCTCGCGCCAGGCCATCGATCTCGGGGCCGTCGAGACCGTCGTGCTCGACGAGGCCGACGAGATGCTCTCGATGGGCTTCGCCGAGGACCTCGAGACGATCCTCCAGGCCACGCCGGAGGTCCGCCAGACGGCGCTCCTCTCGGCCACGCTCCCGAGCCGGATCCGCAAGATCTCGCAGACCTACCTCACCGACCCCGAGACGATCGCGGTCGCCGAGGGCGACCGGACGGCCGAGGACATCGAGCAGAAGGCGTTCCTCGTCCAGGGCCGCGACAAGCTGGCCGCGATGGTCCGGCTGATCGAGACCGACGACGTGACGAGCGCGCTCGCCTTCGTCCGCACCCGCGAGGCGACGGCCCGGCTCGCAGCCGACCTCAGCGCGCTCGGCTACGCCGCCGAGCCGATCTCGGGCGAGCTCAGCCAGGCCCAGCGGACGGCCGTCCTGGCCCGGTTCAAGAAGCAGCAGGTCCGCATCCTCGTCGGCACCGACGTCGCGGCGCGCGGGCTCGACATCGACCACGTCTCGCACGTGTTCAACATCGACCTCCCGGTAGACGCCGAGTCCTACGTCCACCGCGTCGGCCGGACCGGCCGCGCGGGGCGCGAGGGGACGGCCTACTCGCTCGTCGACCCGCGTGAACGAGGGCTCCTGCACCGCGTCGAGCGGGCCGCTCAGCGTGAGATCCCGTTCGCGGAGCTCCCGTCGGTCGAGGACGTCGAGACTGCCCGGGCCGAGCGCCTCGTCGCCGCCGTCGCCGCGAACATCGAGCACCCGCCGGTCGAGGACCGGAAGATCATCCTCGACCTCGTGTCGGCCGGCGAGGACCCGATGCGGATCGCCGCCGCGGCGCTCGCCGTCGCCCGGAAGGCGCGCAACGAGATGCCGATCGAGCCGATCTCCGAGGTCCGCGAGACCCGCTCGCGCTCGAACTCGCACCACTCCGATCGCGGCCGGTCCCACGGCCGGTCGTCCAACGGGTCGGATCGGAGCTCGAGAGAGTCCGGCTTCGTCCGCCTCGCGCTCGACGCGGGCCACGACGCGGGCGTCCGCCCGGGGCAGGTCGTCAGCGCCCTCGCGCGCACGGCCGACATCCCGGGCAAGGCGCTCGGCAAGATCCTCATCGACGACCGCCACACGCTGGTCGACGTGCCGGAGCCGCTCGTCGACGCCGTCCTCGCGCAGTCGGGCGACTACCGGTTCGGCAAGCGCCTCGCGCGGATCCAGGTCGCCCAGTAG
- a CDS encoding GNAT family N-acetyltransferase, which translates to MAAALPPVCPVHRPLLAAPLRETDTHDRTSPLDRLLLRLDAEVDQATFALGDEDLRPYTWAGWTVSPRSTYRLALGENDVLPGYSSSTRRTVRRETEAFDFVVGPEFAADAVRLMMEGYKRHGTDLGLDPQRLVRLAGAFDEAGLARTFAARRGGVTEAAFVAPSDGRTATYWIAGSEPGPAMTVLLTHALRQLAAEGVAAFDFGGANTPPIAEFKRQFGPSLAPAPIARREMHPALRLAKRLTGR; encoded by the coding sequence GTGGCGGCGGCCCTCCCGCCCGTCTGCCCCGTCCATCGGCCGCTCCTGGCGGCGCCGCTCCGCGAGACGGACACGCACGACCGGACGTCGCCGCTCGACCGGCTCCTCCTCCGCCTCGACGCCGAGGTGGACCAGGCCACTTTCGCACTCGGCGACGAAGACCTCCGGCCCTACACCTGGGCCGGCTGGACGGTCTCGCCCCGGTCCACCTACCGCCTCGCGCTCGGCGAGAACGACGTCCTCCCCGGGTACTCGTCGTCGACCCGCCGGACGGTGCGGCGGGAGACCGAGGCGTTCGACTTCGTCGTCGGCCCCGAGTTCGCCGCCGACGCGGTCCGCCTGATGATGGAGGGCTACAAGCGTCACGGCACTGACCTCGGGCTCGATCCCCAGCGCCTCGTGCGGCTCGCGGGGGCGTTCGACGAGGCCGGGCTCGCGCGGACGTTCGCGGCTCGCCGGGGCGGCGTCACCGAGGCCGCCTTCGTGGCCCCGAGCGATGGGCGGACGGCGACGTACTGGATCGCCGGCAGCGAGCCCGGGCCGGCCATGACGGTCCTCCTCACGCACGCGCTCCGCCAGCTCGCAGCGGAGGGCGTCGCCGCGTTCGACTTCGGGGGCGCCAACACGCCGCCCATCGCGGAGTTCAAGCGCCAGTTCGGCCCGTCGCTCGCGCCGGCACCGATCGCACGTCGGGAGATGCACCCCGCACTCCGGCTCGCCAAGCGGCTGACCGGTCGCTGA
- a CDS encoding NYN domain-containing protein, which translates to MSEIAPEGVEGARQAAVLVDYQNLHHYLKGRLGRDGSSADLAGHLFKALRDRLAADDTRLVRGRAYADFGGLDDHTRHVQRTLYLHAIEPVYVPATMHRNTTDLQLAVDAVEMRSRHPEITTYVLLAGDRDYAPVVTALLAQNKRVLVVGFKEHLSPYLLEHTDAGEFVDANDLLPSNSLPPEAEVGTPIQTTEFEEAQDPQYEIDYDALEVIEKFFGQYEEIYLTPLLRRLSDEIGEVDGHDPKSLVADLEECGAVRLERRKGMPYDYTVLLVNGEHPAVTEVREEIHGASVQTADDGLPFEDDAEI; encoded by the coding sequence ATGTCTGAGATCGCGCCCGAGGGCGTCGAGGGCGCCCGCCAAGCGGCCGTCCTCGTCGATTATCAAAACCTCCACCACTACCTGAAGGGCCGCCTCGGCCGCGACGGGTCCTCCGCCGACCTCGCCGGCCACCTCTTCAAGGCCCTCCGCGACCGCCTCGCCGCCGACGACACGCGCCTCGTCCGCGGCCGCGCCTACGCCGACTTCGGCGGCCTCGACGACCACACGCGCCACGTCCAGCGGACGCTCTACCTCCACGCCATCGAGCCGGTCTACGTCCCGGCCACGATGCACCGGAACACCACGGACCTCCAGTTGGCCGTCGACGCCGTCGAGATGCGGAGCCGGCACCCGGAGATCACGACGTACGTCCTCCTGGCTGGCGACCGCGACTACGCGCCGGTCGTGACGGCCCTCCTGGCCCAGAACAAGCGCGTGCTCGTCGTCGGCTTCAAGGAGCACCTCTCGCCGTACCTCCTGGAGCACACCGACGCCGGCGAGTTCGTCGACGCCAACGACCTGCTCCCGAGCAACTCGCTCCCGCCCGAGGCCGAGGTCGGCACGCCGATCCAGACGACCGAGTTCGAAGAGGCCCAGGACCCGCAGTACGAGATCGACTACGACGCCCTGGAGGTGATCGAGAAGTTCTTCGGGCAGTACGAGGAGATCTACCTCACGCCCCTCCTCCGCCGCCTCAGCGACGAGATCGGCGAGGTCGACGGGCACGACCCGAAGTCGCTCGTCGCGGACCTCGAGGAGTGCGGGGCCGTCCGCCTCGAGCGCCGCAAGGGGATGCCGTACGACTACACGGTGCTCTTGGTGAACGGCGAGCACCCCGCCGTGACGGAGGTCCGCGAAGAGATCCACGGGGCGTCGGTCCAGACGGCCGATGACGGGCTCCCGTTCGAGGACGACGCGGAGATTTGA
- the hslV gene encoding ATP-dependent protease subunit HslV, producing the protein MTPIHATTVLGVLHNGRVALGSDGQATMGDTVMKHKAQKVRPLYGGKLLAGFAGSTADAFTLFERFEAKLEQYGGNTVRAAVELAKDWRTDRYLRRLEALLAVAAPDRLLLVSGTGDVIEPDDPILAIGSGGSYALAAARAMMKHAPDLSAKEMVEEGLRIAGEICIYTNLHTTVLELDAEE; encoded by the coding sequence TTGACCCCGATCCACGCCACGACCGTCCTCGGCGTCCTCCACAACGGCCGCGTCGCCCTCGGCTCCGACGGGCAGGCCACGATGGGCGACACCGTCATGAAGCACAAGGCGCAGAAGGTGCGCCCGCTCTACGGCGGCAAGCTCCTGGCCGGCTTCGCCGGCTCCACCGCCGACGCGTTCACGCTCTTCGAGCGGTTCGAGGCCAAGCTGGAGCAGTACGGCGGCAACACGGTCCGCGCCGCCGTCGAGCTCGCCAAGGACTGGCGGACCGACCGGTACCTCCGCCGCCTCGAGGCGCTCCTCGCCGTCGCCGCCCCCGACCGGCTCCTCCTCGTCTCGGGCACCGGCGACGTCATCGAGCCCGACGACCCGATCCTCGCCATCGGCTCGGGCGGGAGCTACGCGCTCGCCGCGGCCCGCGCCATGATGAAGCACGCCCCCGACCTGTCGGCCAAGGAGATGGTCGAGGAGGGGCTCCGCATCGCGGGCGAGATCTGCATCTACACGAATCTCCACACGACGGTCCTCGAGCTCGACGCCGAGGAGTAG